TCCCTATTGCTAGAGTGTTTTAAAATTTGAAGGTTATTTAAAGAAAGCTTATGTAAGTAAGTATACGTTTCATGAACTAATTTGTTCCCTTTTGCTATTTAAATATAGTCAATGATGATGATATTCACAATATTTTggcatttatttgctttatacAGTCACTGTAGTAAACTTTAACAGCCTCAATGTTAGCAGAAACTGACCGTGACTGAAACCTAAGTTCACAAACAAATCTATTCTAAGAAAACCAAATCAAAATCcacaaaattgaaaataaaattgtacaACTTTTCTTCACCAGTTCTGTTATGAGTGTTTTTTCCTATTAATGTGCATTGCATGATGGTGATTGTGACCAAATTAGACTGCAAGGTACTTTACATATAGAGGGGttaagatgatttatttttttttatcggaAGATTTCTCATATAAGTAAAATGCCTTGAAGGCTCagagttgtttatttttattttatttttcaagagaTGCggttaattttacattttaggtCAAGTCTAAAATcctatttaaacaaaacaggttaaaagaaaaacaagtgttaTATTGTTGCAGTAAATATTGCtttagtaaaagaaaagtgtgatttttttatgcTGTCAGAAGCTATCTTTAGAATATTTATGGAATAAGTGCAGGTTTACCTCTCAGTTTATGTAAAGGCCCTCTGCAAAGTATTCTCTAATCACCCAGGGATTGcctccttttattattttgttctcacAGGTCTTTCAGTTAACATTCCAAATTCTTAACCTAATATGGTATAAGGAAAATACCCAACATCATTCCTACTTGACCTGTCCTTTTCAAAGTACTTTACTTCATATTGATGAAGAGACCTTTACTGTCACAGATCAGatgcattcattaaaataacttttcaattatgatttttttgctgTTATATTTCTTGAGTCCTGATCTGGTGTAGTGTTTATTATATTAACTGATTGCAATCACTGcatgtttatttatctataaCAAGGAATCAATGGGTTTTGCTTTCTTTTAACAACGCCACTGTAAAAGGGGGTGTATTACACCGTTAAAAAAGGTGAAAAGTACTTGCTGTACTGCATTAATCCCTGCTGTGAAGTTAGAACTCGGATTTCCTTTGAGGAATGGCAATAGTTTGTGACATTGGTCACCATGTACAAttggaattttcttttttgtttgtctttctgtgatAACTGCTTATAAGTGGATGTTGTAGAACAAAGTGTGTGTTGAAGGAGACTTTCAATAATGTATGCAATAAACGTTCTTAACTCGAACGGTTACTTATTGTGTTGATTTGTTGCAGATATGGTCTGTGAGGACAGTGTTTCTACTGatttcaatataaaaaatgtaaccacacacacacacacacacacacacacacacacacacacacacacacacacacacccacacacacacagaaactcttGTTAGAGCCCTTGTCTAGATCATTAACCCCCTTTGTTACCTCCAATCCAGTCCAGGCAAAACCAAACCATTCAGTTATAAGGATATGTCACTGTTTTAACATCAAATGACTGTACTCAGTATTTGATCTGAACAGTTAAAAGCTTTGGAGTTTGTTTATCTATCTGAGGTTTTAGAGCGCTCATGTCAGGTTGTACTTTGGCCAGTTTACTTTAAGGGGACCTTGTTTGAAAGAAAAGTTGGCCGTCTCTGATTGGATGAAGGACAGGGTTTACACTAGATAGTTGCAGTACAGAGTGCCAAAGAGAGCAAAGCAGCCACAGCGTACGTGAGTTGGAGTCTAAAAGGGACCAAAAAGAAGAATTGTCAAGCCTTTAGAACAGAGGTGAGAATTGATAAGATACTACTCAGGAAAACTCAGGAAGGAAATTTACACTTACAAACATAAAGTGAACTGTAAAATGCCCACAGGGTTAAAAAGCTCAACAAACTCTCACATAGGTCAATTTTACAGTTGCACAATGCCTCTTGATGTTTTCCAAccactgctgctcctgctgctgttcCTTTCTGTGTTTGGAGCGTCCCATGCCTGCCTGCAGGACCCTGCTTCAGCCTACAGATTCACTGGAGCTGTATGTCGCCTCACCTACCCTGCAGctgttgtgtgtgagtgggaTTTTGACCCTGTTTTGGTGTTCACCTTGTTGCAATTGTTAAGGTAGCTTAAAaggtaaattatgttttttacaaaatatttgtcTATTCCAGTTGGTTACCTTGTTTCCCTTATTCCATTTTGGCTTCTTCTTTGTATATGGACTTGCCTATGAATACCAAGCtgcttaggtgtgtgtgtttcacaagCTGTCTGCCATGTACCTGTCCTTAGGTGTTTTTTACAATATGGTTGTGTGCTTCTGGCAGTGAATGAGAAAACTACTAAAGTGATTGAGACAGCGTTCCAGCATGCCAGATACCCAAGTGTGAAGGGAGAGAAATCTCTGCTTTTTGTAGGCAGAGTCATATATGGTCTGCACAAGTAAGTggacacacacaatcacacacaaatacacacacgcaaaatgtcttaaaatcaTGAAATGTTATCCATTGACCCATTCAGTTTGGAGATTCATAACCTGTCAATTGGTCGGAGTGCATTTGAACTGCATCCAGGTGAAGGCATCGCCTTGGAAATAAGCAATGTGTCCGCCGTCTTCAGAGGGAACATCCAGTATGGATACGGCAACTGGCTGTGAgtctgagtgagtgtgtgagcagcaaaaatacatgtttactCATTCATATTCAATATCCTGTGGCTGTcttaggaaaacaaaaatagtacaaaataatcacaaaaatatgATCCTTTAACCATTAAACTGAGGAATGTTGTTATGGTGGTGTTATGCGATGACTTGACTTATAtgatatgtattttaaaattcaCAATTCAGTACATAGTTATCGAGTATAGAGTTTGGTACAAAAACTCTACCAACCACTCCACCAAACCAGAGTTAAATTatttgattcaattcaatttatttgtattgccCAAAGTCAAAGTTGCTTCAGATGGTATTACAATCGCTACAGCATAcggcatcctctgtccttggaccattgattttttcactttttgccAAGGTTGGCCACAAGTGCATATATGTGAacagaataaacaacataaataattcCAACATAGTCAatcaatattatataaatgataaaaatgaaagtattaatagcagtagtagcacAACTAGTAgcagaataataatagaaaaattatgactactaataataacagcagcagtggatataataggataataatgataataaaagcagtaatagaatagaaatgtgactaataataataataattaaagctgcaagcagcgatgatcgggccctcgcaGCGCGCACGCGTCTGGGTGCCGTCGGGGTGCCGGCGGGACGCCGCGAACGCCTGCGACAATCGGACACCGCTTCCAATGGTTAGatgcctaaaaatacagaaattgaaCAAATTACTGTATCGGCCCCTATtggatgaatggaatgaaaatctCAGGGTTTGTTACAGGATATGATGCCAAGATATTCTGCAAGTTTCGTGATGATAGGCCAAacggttttcaatttaattgtgttgttgtacaaagccacgcccctattatgttcactgctccatatcttataaaaagcttgttgatatctcattgcgTTTACAgctattgatgatattgattgtGTGATAACACAGAGAAAGTTTGGAAGCAATAGGACTCACAGCagtatgcaaaaatgtgtttttaacaaaattcgAAGTGGCGGAAAATCTAAGAGGCGGAGCCTAAAAATGAGAACGCATGGTTCGTAGAGCAGATGGAATTGGATATGTGTgtaaaatttcaagtcaatcggaCTTACGGGATGAGGGCCGTGGCCTTTCAAAATCGAATTTCTTTAGGGGGCGCTATCAAGTCGTATCGAGTGTCCATATTTACTAAACgaaatgagatatcaacaagcttttgataCTGTTGATGACATTGACCCAATAACGATCCACAAGAAATCTGGTGGAAATCGGACTGAGCGTTCAGGAGgagtttgcaaaaatgtgtttttcagaatatTCAAAATGGCGGAAAATTTCGGTAGGCGGACCTTAGGGTCCCAAGAGGATTATTTGTAGAACTCATTcaggtgcatatgtgtgtgaaatttcaagtcaattggACTTACGGTGTCCGAATGAAAACTATTTTAGAAATATTATCTGTAGGGGGCGCTAGAGAGCCATTTTGTCAAATCCACCtggaaaatatcaaaattttcaccagtcctgatatgcatgtcaaatttgctgacactacagtttcaatagggccttcgcggcccgacgttgtcggtgctcgggccctaatgaaagctgcaagcagcgatgatcgggccctcgcgCTGTGTGCGCGTCGGGTCCCCGGCTCAAGAGGCGGTGAACGCCTGCGACAATCGGACACCGCGTCTAAGATATGttagatgtatttttcttgtgtggAGTGCGTGACGCTCGAAATTATGTTCAGCAAAAATTCCAACACTACCTACGATGAAGCAAAAGTGAACGGAGAAAACGCATTTCGTATTTCCATAACAATTGTAGACCACGATTTAAATGTCAAGTAAATCTGGTGCTGTTTGTCacatgagatgagataagataatccttttttcctcctcctgtccatcAAGGATGATAGCTTaaccatcatcctcctgtctcccaccacttccgcTGTATCTAGTGTACACCACAGGACTGAGCTGGCCTTCTTAACCAGTTTGTTAAGTCTCTTTGTGTCGGCTGTCGTGATGCTgttgctccagcagaccactccatagaagatggctgatgagtctaaaaaggtcctcaggagtgctccctgcactccaaaaaaCCTAAGTCTCCTctgcagatagagtctgctctgatcCTTTTTGTAAATTGCATTTGTATAGGACAATGCGTCGCCACGATAACGCCTTTCTGTgaaacaacattattttgttaacttttaatCAGTAAGGTCATTAAattgtactgaccaaatttgaattGGAACTGAAGTTCAATAGGAGGTGTTCATTAAAGTTCAGTGcctggaaatggcaaaaaatacacaagaaattcatacaaaaatctaaatggctGACTTCCAGATGAGTTTAGAGCATGGCTCCAagagactttattttaagtctacatgtgatacatgtgcctaccaaagATCTAGATCTAGGTAAAACGTACTGCGAGGGCTGCAAATCCCGCGCTACCTccctacccccccccccccatcggCCCTATGACTGCACCATCGAACTCCTCCTAAGGGTCGTCTCTACTCCCTGTCTGCCCCTGAGACGGAGGCCATGAATGGATATCTTCAAAGCTCCATTTGAGCGTGAAGACACCCCTGAAAACATTGCCACCATCCTGCCATCTACATGCGTCATTGGAGCTGTGACATGGGGCATTGCTGATAAAGTCAGACAAGCGCTGGAGGGGGCAGAAATCCCGGCAGGCTGCCCGGAGAATCGTCTTTTTGTTCTGCCCATTCTCCGGCCGCAGGTCCTGCAGTGGGGACATTCCTCCAAATTCAGCTGTCACCCAGGAGTTGCCCGCTCCATCAATCCTTCGACAACGTTTCTGGTGGCCTACGCTGAGGGAGGATGTCCAGGAGTTTGTCGCTGCATGCTCTGTCTGCGCCCAGAATAAGACCTCTCGCCAGCGGCCCTACGGTTTGCTCCACCCGTTGCCCATTCCCCGGCGACCCTGGTTGCACATCTCCATTGACTTTGTTACTGGACTGCCTCCTTCAGAAGGTAATGCAGTTATACTCACCATTGTGGACAGATTTTCTAAAATGGCTAATTTTGTCCCTCTGCCTAAACTCCCCTCTGCCAAAGAGACGGCAGAGATTATGTTGTCTCATGTTTTTCGATTACACGGACTCCCTCAGGATGTGGTGTCGGACCGGGGACCCCAGTTTGCAAAAGTTTGCAGTTCTGTAGGCTCATCGGTGCCACAGCCAGCCTCTCCTCCGGTTTTCACCCCCAGTCGAACGGCCAGACGGAACGCTACAACCAGGAGCTGGAGACAGGACTCCGCTGTGTGGTGTCCCAAAATCCTTCCCTTTGGAGCAAAAATTTGATCTGGATTGAGTATGCTCATAATTCTCTCCCTGTCTCAGCCACAGGACTCTCCCCTTTCCAGTGTGTATATGGATATCAGCCTCCCCTGTTTCCTGAGCTAGAGGAGGAGATTGCGGTGCCATCTGCTCAGGCCTTGGTGCGCCGCTGCCATCTCACTTGGAGAAGAGCCGCTTGGGCTCTTCTCCAAGTGAGATGGCACTCCACACTCATGCTCCGCACTACATAGTGGGCCAAAGAGTCGGGCTATCCACCCAGGACCTTCCTCTCCGCCTGGAGTCCCGCAAGTTGGCACCCAGATTTGTTGGTCCATTCCCCATCACTAAGGTGGTAAACCCTGTGGCGGTGCAGCTCAAGCTCCCCAGGACAATGAGGGTCCATCCGACCTTCcatgtttccaaggtcaagccCGTCAGGACCAGACCGCTGGCTCCCtcctccagaccccctccacccccccaaGTCATTGATGGGGGACCAACATACACGCTTTGGCGCCTACTGGCGGTCCGCCGCAGGGGCCATGGACTCCAGTACCTCGTGGACTGGGAGGGTTACAGGCCCGAGGAGAGGTCCTGGGTCCCTTCTAGGGACATTCTTGGCAAAACTTTGATAAGGGATTTCCACCGGCGTCGCCCAGACCAGCCGGGGATTTCTGGAGCCGTCCCTTGAGGGGGAGGTACTGTGATAATCTGTTCAGTCcgttttcttttgtattcacttcctgttttattttgttgtcacaGTTGTTGTGTATGGTTTCTAGTTGTACTTCCTTTAGGTTTCCCCACACCCCTGTACCTTGTTTGTAACTAAGCTTGCCCTATTTAGATCCTGTGTTTCCACTTACCCTCTGCCAGATTGCCTTTGTTGCCTTAGTGTGTACATGCTTTCCTGCTTTAATTTCCTCGTGTTGACTTACCCGGTTTTTGACTCTGCCTGTATTACGGATTTtggattttgtgctttttccctGAATGGACTTGGTTGCTTTCTTTGACTGCCTTCCTCTGTATGACCTCTGGATTGGTAAcgtaaagttttatttttaaattatattttgtctccGTGCTTCCCTCTGCGTCTGAGTCCCAGCCTTGCACAGAACCGTTTCAGATTACATGTCAGTCAAACAGTGAAAGCTTCACTGTTACGACTCTCCCTGTATTTCCTTTTGATTTAGCTTAATTTCTGTATGTTGATCTTTCAGCTATAGTGGGATTACTGCCTTTGTACCAAGAACATTTTCCCAGtaaattgatttatatttatttgacatatgtatttctttttcatctaGCGTCAGCGTTGCAAATTCAATTGACTTTGAAATTGAATCTCAGATTGACCTCGGAATCAACGCCAAACTTTGTAAGTATTTTTTCGTATGTGTTCATGGACCCGATAGAAAATGCCCTAAAAACAGTGCATTGAACCAGTAGccacttttaattgttttaacatAAGTTCTCATACTTCCGAGTGCATACCATAATCTCCTGGTTAACCCAGGTGCTCTTTTggcaaaacatttaacaaagccAAAGGTGAACAGTGGCAAGATGTTTGCATTGAAATTGTTTCAGTCACCAATGAGAACTGACATGTACTGCattcaaattaattcaaattatgTTGCCTAATCCTAAACTAAATTGGAGAAGGGATGTAGCTTCATTGATTGGTTTTACCCCTTTCTCCATACTGTGTGAGAAACTTAATAAGGTTATGATATTGTTACCCTAGTTCTATTAGCACAGACTGAGCCCTCTGCTGGACTCTATGGGTAATACTTTCTTACAATAAAGAGCACCCAATTGACCATTGAAAATTTGCAATAGGAGGGGGAGGAGCCGTGTGAGTAAGAACTGGTGACTTCAGATTTGTTGTCATGGTATTGTTACAGTAAGgcagatgcatttttttttcatctgtggtGTAGAATCAAAAATACTTCCTCATATTACTTTTTTAGAAAGTAGGCAGCCACTGGGTCAGTATACTGGAACCTTTTTGTTCTATTTCAAGCACTGCTTAATATAGACAAATACCAACCATCTTTAATTTCCCCTCATATGGTCTCCCATcgtttgtttcctctctcagaCTGCAGAGAAGGGAAGGTAGCAGCAGACACATCGGACTGTTATCTTAATTTTCACAAGCTCCATCTGCATCTGCAGGGTGATAAAGAGTACGTTATAAAACAAATCCCCGATGGGCTGTCAACAGCATAACAGATAAGCATTTGCATTACAAATCCAGTGTCTGaccatgctgtgtgtttgctATTTTTGGTCAGACCAAATTGGCTGAGGAAGCTCTTTACCGACTTCATCACCTTTACCGTAAAACTGGCCATAAAGGGACAGGTGAGGGCGAGAGAAACAGAACAGCATTTTCATTAATACCTTTTTTAGCCTCGGAGTGAGTACATTTTGAtaagcattttaatgttttcttatattCAAGGTAAAGGTTATACTGTAGCAATGATAAGTCTCTTCTCAATTGCAGATTTGTAAGGAGATTAACAAGGTGGCAAACATACTGGCTGACTTCATACAAGACACAGCAGGTGACCATTTTTGTGAAtccataaattaaataaatactgatctgatttgtacaaatattttctttatctggAATGTCTCTTCAtattactgtgtgtatgtgtgtgtgtgtgtgtgtgtgtgtgtgtgtgtgtgtgtgtgtgtgtgtgtgtgtgtgtgtgtgtgtgtgtgtgtagatcagTTCCTCAGTTATGGAGACATCAGTGTGGACATTGGTGTAACTGCTGCTCCTGTCATCAATGCTAACTACATAGAATCATACCACAAGGTAAATAATAcctatattaaataaaatgcactACCATATCTCATAGTGATTGTCTTGCGATCATCAGACAAGATAAGGCAAATAAAAGTACTTGGTTAAGAGAAATTGTCAACTTTGTCAAACATTGCTGATGCGCAAAAGCTATGGGCGACTGGACGGCAGTGAATCATATCCAATAGAACTCCAAGTCTTGGTCAGTCCCCTGCCCACCCTAATAATTTGTATACATTGTATCCCCTCTCTATCAAACTTGGATAGCAGTAGTGTTCAGAGTTCAGAGAACAGTTCACAGTAGAGTGTACATGTAGATAAACGCTTTGTTTTAGGTGTTGAagttcatgtttttgtctctctggtctctgggctttcattttatttatctttataaatCTTACAGGGGCTGACCAACTACAACAAGGCTTCCACTGTCATCAATGACTCTGTTTTCCACCCCAGCCAGCTGACTGAAAACAGGATGCTCTACTTTTGGATCTCAGGTAAGCAGTTGGCATTACGTTGTCTTCTAAGTTTTGAAAGTACAGGTACATTAGAAAGAAAAGACATATTAGTAAGTGTCCAATGATGTGACATGTCCCAATGCTCCTGTTGATTTAAGGATTTAGGTTCCAGATTTGCCCTGGAGTGAGTTGGACTTTCAACCACACTTTGCATTCTGTGACAGACCTGCAATTAATGTTAGCACTTTTATTAACTGTAACCTGTATCTTACCACACCTTAACTTGTGTTTTAGTTGCCGAACCACAAGCATACCTTCTACCATTACCATTATCTTGCTTCATAGTCACTGATGTTGTTTTGACAGCAAATTTAGGTTTGAATTAtggagaaacttttttttcaccagAATATATTTCTATATGAAGTAACACATGGAAACGCTTTTTTGACACAGTTTTCATGTCTACCATGTTTTTGCATTGCTCTAATGTCAAATTTTGTGTCTGAATTACTGCTGTAATACCTAGTTAAAACATTCAAAGTAAtctacagacattttaaaacgTAACCTCCACGGAAAAAATATAACTTCAGTAATAAATATCTAACTTAACACTGCTCCAGTATGGTAACCAAAGAGCAGAAGCTCATAGGCAGTGTGGTATGTCAGTGTCTCAgtttttctctcttgttctttATGATTTAGAGGTGTTCTGAAAATTGTGTCTGTTATAACTTGTGTTAAACCCCAGACCAGGTCTTTAACCCCATGTTTACTGCTGCCCACCAAGATAGCCATTTCCAACTCAACATCTCTGGAGCAGAACTCACTGTAAGTACATCACTTTCAAATATGGTGTGTCGTTGCTGTTTTATCTCTTGTTGGGACTTCAATTATATTGCCAAATGTGATTTCAGGAACTTTTCAAGACAAATCTCTCCAGTACAATGCCTGAATTTATGAGAAAGGTAATATTGAAAACCTGTTTATCTctgcaaatacaaacacatataccTTTGTTAGATAGACATATGAGACATATTGCgtttttgtgtttagtgtttgcTGGAATCAGGTTCTCCACAGCTTAGAGTGTGGAGTTCATCTGTTCCCTACCTCAACACCTCAACCTCTGGTACAACTGTCTTGGGAAAGGCCTCTGGGCAGCTTCACTGTTGGACTCAAGGCACACCAATACTCTTCTTTAAAATGGTATTTTGCCTTACTTTTCCTTGCTTTTCTATGACAGCAGGAAGGCTGggtgttttgtttcatgttaGCAATCAGGTCAGCCAAGTGTTGTAATGCCATGGTAACACAGGCCCGAGGTGGGATATAAACTCAGaacagaataaatgaagaaCTTCTGCGGTTTAAAGTTTATGCTTACAGTTTGTGAAAATAGTCTCTAAGTGAGGattgcatgttttcttcaaCACTGATATCTGTCCACCAACCATTGTTCATAAAGAAAGAGATTCCGGGATGCACTCACCAAGCCAGGTTTCAGTGAAGCAGAGAAATGCGGTTCTGTAAAAGTCAGTTTGCTCTGTTCAGAAGAGCTCCTGAACTCATCTGTGTCTCCTGCTAATACCATagaaagctgctgctgctactctGTCTAAAAGTTCAGTCAAACTTTCTGGTTGGATAAAAAgtggtttttaaaaaagcatattGTAGGATGTTCAAGAGTTCCTTCCTGGTGAGAGTAACCAGAAAAGGAGAGCAGaacaatttaacaaataaacactCTTTTTATCAGCATACACCTTAAG
This is a stretch of genomic DNA from Anoplopoma fimbria isolate UVic2021 breed Golden Eagle Sablefish chromosome 19, Afim_UVic_2022, whole genome shotgun sequence. It encodes these proteins:
- the cetp gene encoding cholesteryl ester transfer protein; its protein translation is MPLDVFQPLLLLLLFLSVFGASHACLQDPASAYRFTGAVCRLTYPAAVVLNEKTTKVIETAFQHARYPSVKGEKSLLFVGRVIYGLHNLEIHNLSIGRSAFELHPGEGIALEISNVSAVFRGNIQYGYGNWLVSVANSIDFEIESQIDLGINAKLYCREGKVAADTSDCYLNFHKLHLHLQGDKEPNWLRKLFTDFITFTVKLAIKGQICKEINKVANILADFIQDTADQFLSYGDISVDIGVTAAPVINANYIESYHKGLTNYNKASTVINDSVFHPSQLTENRMLYFWISDQVFNPMFTAAHQDSHFQLNISGAELTELFKTNLSSTMPEFMRKCLLESGSPQLRVWSSSVPYLNTSTSGTTVLGKASGQLHCWTQGTPILFFKMDMAMDITASYADKKLFLQGNPSEVFVLQAELSLQNQTLLDEDDMEFIREAVEKIGIPKVLSAMEIELTRLLDKQGINLFDIFNPEVLPRDGFVVIQMDFGFPHHLLTEFLRKTLQ